Below is a window of Streptomyces genisteinicus DNA.
TTCTCCAGCAGACCGGCGGTGCCCGACTTGGCGATCGTGCCGATGAGCTCGACGAGGTCGTCCCGGGTCATGCCGATCCCGTTGTCACGGACGGTCAGTGTGCGGGCCTCGTCGTCGACCTCCAGCAGGATGCACAGGTCGGCGGTGTCGATCCCGGCCAGGCCGGAGTCGATCAGCGATTCCAGCCGCAGCTTGTCCAGTGCGTCGGAGGCGTTCGAGATCAGCTCGCGCAGGAAGATGTCCTTGTTCGAGTAGATCGAGTGAATCACCAGGCGGAGCAACTGGCGGGTCTCGGCCTGAAATTCCAGCGTCTCGACACTGCCCATGGGGTCTCTTTCCGTTTCCTCGAAATCGTCATGAACGGGTGGGACGGGGGCCGCGGCCGGCGGCTGTCCGCCGTCGGCGGTCCTGAGCGCGCCCGTGCGGCTGCCGCGGCGGCGCCGTGCGTACCGCCGCCTCCCCGTGACCGGGTGCCGCTGCCGCCCCGCCGCCGGTGTCGCCCGGGACGTCGTCCGTGACCTCGTCCGTGACGGTGGACGCAGCCGGGCCGTGGGCGCCGGCACGGGGCACGGGCGGCTGATCGGCCGCGGTCACGGGCACCTCCCTCGACTGGTCGTCACGCCGGCGAACTCGGTTCCTTCATCCGTCGGATGACACGTCGGCGACGGTGACATTGAACCTCATGCCGCCACTGCCGGAACGGCGAAGTCCCGCGTGCACGGCTTCGGGTGTCCGGCCCGGCCCGTGGGAGAACCCTTCCGGCACCTGGTGCCCGCACCCGTGGCGGACGGCGCGGCGCGGGCCCGGACGGATCACCGCCTCGACCGGTTCTCGGGCGGGGCTCGGGCCGCCGCCGAGTCTGCCAGGATTCGGCCATGACGGGTGACTGGAGGGTGGACCGGATCGGGGCCGCGCTGAGGGGCGAGAACCCGACGGTCCTGCGGCGGCTGACGGCGGGGTTCGCGGTGATCGGGGACGTGCAGTTCCTGCCGGGCTACGCGGTGCTGCTCGCGGACGAGCCGGAGGCCCGGAAGCTGTCGGACCTGCCGAGGGCGAAGCGGCTGTCGTTCCTGTCGGACATGGACCGGCTCGGTGAAGCGGTCGAGCGGGTCTGCGGGCGGCTGGATCCCGCCTTCCGCCGCGTCAATCTGGAGATCCTGGGGAACAAGGAGCCGTTCCTGCACGCGCATGTGTGGCCGAGATTCGCCTGGGAGCCGGCCGGGCTGGTGGAGAGGCCGGTGTGGCTCCATCCGCCCGAGCGGTGGAGCGAGGAGCGGTCCCGGCTCGGCCCGCGGCACGACGCGCTGCGGGAGGCCATCGGCGGGGAGCTGGACCGGCTCCGCCCGGAAGTCTGACGCCCCGTCGGGCGCGCGGGGGCGAGG
It encodes the following:
- a CDS encoding diadenosine tetraphosphate hydrolase, producing the protein MTGDWRVDRIGAALRGENPTVLRRLTAGFAVIGDVQFLPGYAVLLADEPEARKLSDLPRAKRLSFLSDMDRLGEAVERVCGRLDPAFRRVNLEILGNKEPFLHAHVWPRFAWEPAGLVERPVWLHPPERWSEERSRLGPRHDALREAIGGELDRLRPEV